The proteins below are encoded in one region of Nitrospira lenta:
- a CDS encoding TIGR00645 family protein: MSSEHSSPLHTSTAAKRTTGAQVEHVFETIVFASRWIQAPLYGGLIIAELLYAYKFLIELWEMVRHINQQEETIFMLGVLGLIDVTMVANLLTMVIIGGYATFVSKLDLEEHPDRPDWLTHIDPGTIKIKLAASLIGISSIHLLKSFVNIHNENYDDIKWKIFIHITFLGSAILLAWTDKIMQKDKKH; the protein is encoded by the coding sequence ATGTCCAGCGAGCATTCGTCCCCATTGCACACGTCGACCGCAGCGAAACGAACCACCGGAGCCCAGGTTGAACACGTCTTTGAAACCATCGTGTTTGCCAGCCGCTGGATTCAAGCGCCGCTGTACGGCGGGCTGATCATCGCGGAGCTGCTCTACGCCTACAAGTTTTTGATCGAACTCTGGGAAATGGTCCGGCACATCAACCAGCAGGAAGAAACCATCTTCATGCTGGGCGTGCTGGGATTGATCGACGTCACTATGGTCGCCAATCTGTTGACCATGGTCATCATCGGCGGGTACGCCACGTTCGTCAGCAAGCTGGATCTGGAAGAACATCCGGATCGCCCCGACTGGCTCACCCACATCGATCCGGGGACGATCAAGATCAAGCTGGCGGCGTCGCTTATTGGCATTTCCAGCATTCATCTCTTGAAATCCTTCGTCAACATTCACAACGAAAACTACGACGACATCAAGTGGAAAATTTTCATCCACATCACCTTCCTCGGCTCCGCCATCCTCCTGGCCTGGACAGACAAGATCATGCAGAAAGATAAAAAGCACTGA
- a CDS encoding patatin-like phospholipase family protein: MTRTRSFSLILACLLPLSGCFAKIHQLPAHTDQHQPVFAPLPDRDTLVGLAVSGGGSRAATFAAGTLEALANVRFMEGGQERSVLEAITHMSSVSGGSLATAYYAVKKPAKTEPVFAGSQLSPAYQQFFARFKDDMQKNFQIRALGRQVLNFRVANPTKFAHSFADVWDANFFDEITFAGLYERTRQGDAPQIMLNGTIYNSGRRFVLTTLAPADFAYDFTAELRAKLIAKGLQFTPEGKASFDRSVDRAKNQFLPLTMEDLGGDHRTLPLSLAVATSASFPPVVGPVTYQTAGSSSYTHVGDGGLFDNLGTESLTTLFLNKLNPAHPHTGRGLILVIDTSYPFDEGSADLGSSEKGFEVFIDDPSRIVGIMEERANAYQAMLWHSLRAEGVLLPDYDHLKLIILRHTDAEWTKDDPIPAGCPSGLTPADVNRVIRKIPTLFKIDEDCHAPLLFTAAKKVVEKQQRRIVTFLQAAPAH, from the coding sequence ATGACACGCACACGCTCATTCAGCCTTATTCTGGCATGCCTCCTCCCACTCAGCGGATGTTTTGCCAAGATCCATCAACTCCCTGCCCATACCGACCAACACCAGCCAGTCTTTGCCCCGTTGCCTGATCGGGACACGCTGGTCGGCCTCGCCGTATCGGGCGGCGGAAGCCGCGCCGCGACCTTTGCCGCCGGCACGTTAGAAGCGCTGGCAAATGTCCGCTTCATGGAGGGTGGGCAGGAACGCAGCGTCCTCGAAGCCATCACCCATATGTCGAGCGTCTCGGGCGGAAGCCTGGCGACGGCCTACTACGCCGTGAAGAAACCGGCGAAGACGGAACCCGTCTTCGCCGGCTCACAGCTATCCCCCGCCTACCAGCAGTTTTTTGCCCGCTTCAAAGACGACATGCAGAAGAACTTTCAGATCCGGGCACTGGGACGCCAAGTGCTGAACTTCCGGGTGGCCAACCCAACTAAATTTGCGCATTCGTTCGCCGACGTCTGGGATGCCAACTTCTTCGACGAGATCACCTTTGCCGGACTGTATGAGCGGACCAGACAAGGAGATGCGCCGCAGATCATGCTGAATGGCACGATCTACAACTCGGGCCGGCGGTTCGTACTGACCACGCTGGCTCCGGCTGACTTTGCCTACGATTTCACCGCAGAGTTGCGCGCCAAGCTGATCGCCAAGGGGCTCCAATTCACCCCGGAAGGCAAGGCCAGCTTCGATCGAAGCGTGGACCGGGCCAAGAATCAATTTCTGCCGCTGACAATGGAAGACCTCGGCGGCGATCACCGCACATTGCCGCTGTCGCTCGCCGTCGCCACCTCCGCCTCCTTCCCGCCGGTGGTCGGACCGGTCACCTATCAGACCGCAGGATCCTCATCGTATACCCACGTCGGCGACGGCGGCCTCTTCGACAACCTCGGCACGGAATCGCTGACCACCCTGTTCCTGAACAAGTTGAACCCGGCCCACCCGCACACAGGCCGCGGGCTGATCCTCGTCATCGATACCTCCTATCCCTTCGATGAGGGATCCGCCGATCTCGGGAGCAGCGAGAAAGGGTTTGAAGTATTTATCGACGATCCTTCCCGGATTGTCGGCATCATGGAGGAACGAGCCAATGCCTATCAGGCGATGCTCTGGCACAGCCTCCGGGCAGAAGGCGTCCTCCTCCCGGATTACGATCATCTGAAACTCATTATTCTTCGGCATACCGACGCCGAGTGGACGAAGGACGATCCCATCCCCGCCGGATGCCCGTCCGGACTGACCCCGGCGGATGTGAATCGGGTCATCCGGAAAATTCCGACCCTGTTCAAGATCGACGAGGATTGCCACGCGCCGCTGCTGTTCACCGCAGCGAAGAAAGTCGTGGAGAAACAGCAGCGCCGAATTGTGACATTCTTACAAGCAGCCCCGGCACACTGA
- a CDS encoding patatin-like phospholipase family protein encodes MMDSDQTDGPIPLAQVLAEEAAELHDAHRSFPDHLSPDEHLKQVFSSIHQLNPTRSALCLSGGGIRSATFGLGVLQGLARHNLLRHFDYLSTVSGGGYIGSWFSAWIHRDPDGLQGVCDQLGQAAPPGATAHEPEPVSWLRTYSNYLSPRLGLMSADSWTLVGTYLRNLLLNWLVLVPFLLALLALPLLYHSALNAPASPSAMTALVLLGSSGLLINLTYLHLCRPNLWKLRQAPVWKRIETQGTFLVACLLPLMAGAVCLTIAWGWFHRQPDYSLDRLSLFGLPSLVTLALGAGAMHLTAWLIAAILLRRPWLDWWRFFESLTIVLSGLLGGGLLWVALKQLDRIKALDPDLLWYTCAAVPAFLSLFLLAATLFIGIASRSTGDGDREWWGRAGSWILIASVCWVGLGSIAIFGPAWWGKLSTEVASAGGITGLLTVVLGFSAKTDAKPSGSEPAWWKQLGKQVYLLLLAPLTIGLILIQLARITQAIVAEAPWFQVGEFIVGMALFSVLLSVVININKFSLHSMYRNRLIRAYLGASRWNSRTPNSFTGFDSGDNLAMADLAPQASAAQKPFHVVNIALNLVHGNNLAWQQRKAQSFTVSPLHCGSFVNQLGYRRSSEYGKNPAVNQAITLGTALAISGAAASPNMGYHSSPAITFLLTLFNIRLGWWLGNPGRAGQDTYSQSCPEFAVGPMLAEAFGFTNEQKRYVYLSDGGHFENLGLYEMVLRRCHYILVSDAGCDEKMEFQDLGNAIRKIRIDLGIDIDINVEPLRPSAQHRSGVHYAVGAIRYSRVDPGAPDGILIYLKPSLSGDEPVDVLEYAAHHGQFPHEPTSDQFFDESQFESYRRLGRHVAEEVFASVTAQAGTLPGAFDALRARHAPSQG; translated from the coding sequence ATGATGGATTCTGACCAGACCGACGGCCCGATCCCGCTGGCGCAAGTCCTCGCGGAAGAAGCGGCGGAATTGCACGACGCCCATCGCTCATTCCCCGACCATCTCTCGCCGGACGAGCACTTGAAGCAGGTCTTCTCGTCGATCCATCAGCTGAATCCCACGCGTTCCGCACTCTGTCTGTCCGGCGGAGGCATTCGCAGCGCCACCTTCGGACTCGGAGTGTTGCAGGGATTGGCGCGGCACAATCTGCTCCGGCATTTCGATTACCTCTCCACCGTATCGGGTGGCGGCTACATCGGCAGCTGGTTTAGTGCCTGGATTCATCGCGATCCGGACGGCCTCCAAGGAGTCTGCGACCAACTGGGCCAGGCCGCGCCACCCGGCGCAACGGCCCATGAGCCCGAGCCGGTGAGCTGGCTCCGCACCTACAGTAACTATCTCAGTCCCCGCCTGGGACTGATGTCGGCCGACTCGTGGACCCTCGTGGGCACCTATCTGCGCAACCTCCTCCTGAATTGGCTGGTGCTCGTCCCCTTCTTACTGGCACTGCTGGCCCTGCCCCTGCTCTACCACTCCGCGTTGAACGCACCGGCTTCCCCGTCAGCCATGACAGCACTGGTACTGCTGGGATCCTCCGGCTTGCTGATCAACCTGACGTATCTGCACCTCTGCCGGCCGAATTTATGGAAACTGCGGCAAGCTCCCGTCTGGAAACGGATCGAAACTCAAGGGACATTCCTCGTTGCCTGTCTCCTGCCCCTCATGGCGGGAGCTGTCTGCCTCACCATCGCCTGGGGATGGTTTCACCGGCAGCCGGACTACTCACTCGATCGCCTCTCCTTGTTCGGATTGCCCAGCTTGGTCACGCTGGCCTTGGGAGCCGGTGCCATGCACCTGACCGCGTGGCTCATCGCAGCCATTCTCCTCCGCCGGCCATGGCTGGACTGGTGGCGCTTCTTCGAGTCGCTGACGATTGTCCTAAGCGGCCTGCTCGGAGGAGGACTCCTCTGGGTCGCCCTCAAGCAGCTCGATCGGATCAAAGCGCTCGACCCCGATCTGCTCTGGTACACCTGTGCAGCAGTCCCGGCTTTCCTCTCCCTCTTCCTCCTTGCCGCGACTCTCTTCATCGGCATTGCCAGCCGCTCGACCGGAGACGGCGACAGGGAATGGTGGGGCCGCGCGGGATCGTGGATACTGATCGCGTCCGTCTGCTGGGTCGGCCTGGGAAGCATCGCCATCTTCGGTCCGGCCTGGTGGGGAAAACTGTCTACAGAGGTCGCCTCAGCGGGCGGGATCACGGGCCTCCTCACCGTGGTGCTGGGATTCAGCGCCAAGACCGATGCGAAGCCCTCAGGGTCCGAGCCAGCCTGGTGGAAGCAACTCGGGAAGCAGGTCTATCTGCTTCTGTTGGCGCCGCTGACCATCGGGCTCATCCTCATTCAGCTCGCGCGCATCACGCAGGCCATCGTCGCCGAGGCACCGTGGTTTCAGGTCGGTGAATTCATCGTCGGCATGGCGCTCTTCAGCGTCCTGCTGTCTGTCGTCATCAATATCAACAAATTTTCGCTGCACTCGATGTATCGCAACCGTCTGATTCGCGCCTATCTCGGCGCGTCGCGCTGGAACTCTCGTACACCCAACTCCTTTACGGGATTCGACTCGGGGGATAATCTCGCTATGGCCGATCTCGCCCCCCAAGCGAGCGCGGCGCAGAAACCTTTCCACGTGGTCAACATCGCACTGAATCTGGTCCATGGGAATAATCTCGCCTGGCAACAACGCAAAGCCCAGTCCTTTACCGTGTCACCGCTGCATTGCGGCAGCTTCGTGAACCAGCTCGGCTACCGCCGATCCTCTGAGTACGGAAAGAACCCGGCCGTCAATCAAGCCATCACCCTCGGCACCGCCCTCGCGATCTCAGGCGCGGCCGCCAGCCCAAACATGGGCTACCATTCGTCGCCGGCCATCACGTTTTTACTGACGCTCTTCAATATCCGGCTGGGTTGGTGGCTGGGTAATCCCGGCCGCGCCGGGCAAGATACCTACTCACAGTCCTGCCCGGAATTCGCCGTCGGGCCGATGCTGGCGGAAGCGTTCGGTTTCACCAATGAACAAAAGCGGTATGTGTACCTGTCCGATGGCGGGCATTTTGAAAACCTCGGGCTCTACGAGATGGTGTTACGGCGATGCCACTACATACTCGTGAGTGACGCGGGTTGCGATGAGAAGATGGAGTTTCAGGACCTGGGGAATGCCATTCGAAAGATCCGAATCGATCTGGGCATCGATATCGACATCAATGTGGAGCCGCTGCGACCGTCGGCCCAGCACCGCTCCGGAGTCCACTATGCGGTCGGCGCCATCCGCTATAGTCGGGTTGATCCGGGTGCCCCTGACGGCATCCTGATTTACCTCAAACCTTCTCTGAGCGGGGATGAACCGGTCGACGTGTTGGAGTATGCGGCCCATCACGGGCAATTCCCGCATGAACCGACATCCGATCAATTTTTCGACGAGTCCCAATTTGAATCGTATCGCCGGCTGGGCAGACATGTGGCAGAAGAGGTCTTCGCCTCCGTCACCGCACAGGCCGGCACATTGCCGGGCGCCTTCGACGCACTGCGGGCGCGGCACGCCCCCTCTCAGGGATAA
- a CDS encoding response regulator, producing the protein MNTCRCLLVDDHPIVRRGVRDLLLHEQLCSEIEEASGGEAALEAIRREPWDLLLLDVALPDKHGLEVLKETKLLQPRLPVLMLSLYPEKEFAMRAIRAGASGYLTKQSAPSELLTAVRRVLQGGRYITEALADQMAEALEAGVEGALHARLSDRELQVLRLFGQGKSVSVIAEELALSVKTVSTYRARILEKLSCQTTAELIRYAIDAKLDE; encoded by the coding sequence ATGAATACCTGCCGCTGTCTTTTGGTTGATGATCATCCGATCGTTCGGCGGGGTGTCAGGGATCTGTTGTTGCATGAACAGCTGTGTTCCGAGATTGAAGAAGCCAGCGGCGGGGAAGCCGCGTTGGAAGCGATTCGGCGGGAGCCCTGGGACCTGCTGCTCCTGGATGTCGCGCTGCCGGACAAGCATGGGCTGGAGGTGTTGAAAGAGACGAAGCTGCTTCAGCCGCGATTGCCGGTGCTCATGCTGAGCCTGTATCCCGAGAAGGAGTTTGCGATGCGGGCGATCAGGGCCGGCGCGTCCGGGTATCTGACCAAGCAAAGCGCCCCGTCCGAACTTCTCACGGCTGTTCGCCGGGTGCTGCAAGGCGGCCGGTATATTACGGAGGCCCTGGCCGATCAGATGGCCGAGGCGCTCGAAGCCGGCGTCGAAGGAGCCTTGCACGCGCGCCTGTCCGATCGGGAGTTGCAAGTGCTGCGATTGTTCGGGCAGGGAAAATCCGTGAGTGTGATCGCCGAGGAGCTGGCGCTCAGTGTGAAAACGGTCAGCACCTACCGCGCCAGAATTCTTGAAAAGCTGTCCTGCCAGACGACAGCCGAATTGATTCGATACGCCATTGACGCCAAATTGGATGAATAA
- a CDS encoding PAS domain-containing protein, with protein sequence MVIAPIPSRESARLEALYRSRILNTPSEPAFDELAQLAAYVCQAPIAVISFVDSTRLSFKSVVGLSSYTPFPRSRAFCAHTILGTDLFIVDAADADERFRDHPWVVASPSIRFYAGAPLLTPDGHALGALAVMDTVPRALTSEQGNALRTLAKQVVAQLELRRGGEAGAASVESSPATAFLQDPNVGPRVNEERSKRDMLCALMLNTGPGCIKRVAADGTLLHMNPAGLSLIEVCREEEVVGCSVFDLVLPEYREAFMRMHHDVIGGASRTLQFKVQGFQGTRRWLETHAVPFHNPVTGGTEQLAITYDISERKQTEEALRLSQEQLHLALQASNTGLWDWNTETGEVCYSKEWKSQIGYDETELANGLETWASRLHPDDRDRAILYAQRYPANPVGVYQQDFRLRHKDGSYRWFDSHASFVTEDDGRKIRLLGSHTDITARKEMEQALAESEQRFALAAAGANDALWDMHIRPGESWESATPVWWSPRTRMILDLEESEPFDLVSHWASRLHPDDKERVFNLLTAHLDRRIPYEIEYRLRTSHGDYRWIYARGQATWDEFGIPRRISGSCKNITDRKIRESLIVTENDLLNMIATNAALPAILTTMCRALEVCLAESFCSILLLDHDGTRLWHGAWPSLPEAYVRAIDGAAIGPAAGSCGTAAATKQRIIVSDIAADPLWENYRELALSHGLQACWSTPILAADGAVLGTVAVYWARPRYPKAVDLELVDRASHMASIAIERTRAADKLRLTQFCIDHATDAFYLVDQHARIGNVNHAACAMLGYTVEEFRQMTVPDINPHFAVVSWPDFWVKLKRTGTTSIQSEHCAKDGRRIPVEVNVQFLQYEGREYSCAFVRDVSQRRHDEQALRGSEERFRLVAEATNDILWDWDLVTQEHWWSPNAREKFGYDSPEAPSLAAWADRLHPEDRSRILAVIDAALASEVKTVTAEYRFRLADGSYGYFFDRGQIVRDAAGRPLRMIGAMIDVTFSKRAYASLEAAYQRLQSLSRELQVVESNERRRLSRELHDEVGQLLTALKFDLEATRQALGETSVVSPARARERTRCALETTDELFVRLRRIVRALRPSVLEALGLKEALEALVSEIQSRSDLVCSISIEAEAVETRANSTIEAALYRMAQELVTNVVRHAQAMTMSVVLTVDAQGWMLTIQDDGIGFDPQAESSSGMGIRGVCERAEILGGRVDVTSSPGAGSTVTVWIPVAEPAPEKAGS encoded by the coding sequence ATGGTTATTGCTCCGATCCCTTCCCGTGAATCTGCCCGGCTCGAGGCCCTCTATCGCAGCCGCATCCTCAATACGCCTTCGGAGCCGGCTTTCGACGAACTGGCCCAATTAGCGGCCTATGTGTGTCAGGCTCCGATTGCGGTCATTTCTTTTGTCGACTCCACGCGCCTGTCGTTCAAGTCCGTAGTGGGCCTGTCTTCTTATACCCCGTTCCCGCGATCCAGAGCGTTCTGTGCTCACACCATTCTTGGAACGGATCTCTTTATCGTGGATGCCGCCGATGCCGATGAGCGGTTTCGCGATCATCCATGGGTCGTCGCGTCTCCGTCCATCCGGTTCTATGCCGGAGCGCCGCTGCTCACACCTGATGGCCATGCCCTCGGTGCGTTGGCCGTCATGGATACGGTGCCGCGCGCGCTGACTTCCGAGCAAGGCAACGCCTTGCGCACCTTGGCCAAACAGGTGGTGGCTCAACTTGAACTGCGACGAGGCGGCGAGGCCGGGGCGGCGTCCGTCGAGTCGTCGCCCGCTACGGCGTTCTTGCAAGACCCCAATGTCGGCCCGCGAGTGAATGAGGAGCGGTCGAAACGGGACATGCTGTGTGCCCTTATGTTGAACACCGGGCCGGGCTGTATCAAGCGCGTGGCCGCCGATGGAACGCTGCTGCACATGAATCCCGCCGGGCTCAGCCTGATTGAGGTGTGTCGTGAGGAGGAAGTGGTGGGCTGCTCGGTCTTCGACCTGGTGCTCCCCGAGTATCGCGAGGCATTCATGCGCATGCACCACGACGTGATAGGGGGCGCGTCGCGAACGCTTCAGTTCAAAGTGCAGGGCTTTCAAGGAACCCGCCGGTGGCTGGAAACCCATGCCGTGCCCTTTCACAATCCCGTTACCGGTGGGACAGAGCAATTGGCCATTACGTATGACATCAGTGAGCGCAAACAGACGGAGGAAGCGCTGCGACTCTCGCAGGAGCAGCTTCATCTGGCGCTTCAGGCTTCCAATACAGGATTGTGGGATTGGAATACCGAGACGGGCGAAGTCTGTTACTCCAAAGAATGGAAAAGCCAGATCGGATACGACGAGACGGAACTGGCGAATGGTCTTGAGACGTGGGCTTCCCGGCTGCATCCGGATGACCGCGACCGGGCGATCCTGTACGCGCAACGATATCCAGCCAATCCTGTCGGTGTCTATCAGCAAGATTTTCGTTTGCGGCACAAAGACGGCTCCTATCGGTGGTTCGACTCACATGCGTCGTTCGTCACGGAAGATGACGGTCGGAAGATTCGTCTTCTTGGATCGCATACGGACATCACGGCGCGCAAGGAGATGGAGCAGGCGCTTGCGGAGAGCGAGCAGCGTTTTGCGCTGGCTGCGGCCGGAGCGAATGACGCCCTCTGGGACATGCATATTAGGCCGGGCGAATCATGGGAGTCTGCCACCCCGGTCTGGTGGTCTCCGCGCACGCGTATGATTCTAGACTTGGAGGAGTCGGAGCCGTTCGACTTGGTGTCACATTGGGCCAGTAGGCTGCATCCCGACGACAAAGAACGCGTATTCAACCTGCTGACGGCACACCTCGACCGCCGTATTCCCTATGAGATCGAGTACCGGCTGCGCACCAGTCACGGCGATTATCGATGGATCTACGCGCGTGGGCAGGCGACCTGGGATGAGTTCGGAATCCCTCGGCGCATATCCGGTTCCTGCAAGAATATCACCGACCGGAAGATTCGCGAGTCGCTTATCGTCACGGAGAACGATCTGTTGAATATGATCGCCACGAATGCGGCGCTGCCGGCCATCTTGACCACGATGTGCCGTGCGTTGGAGGTGTGTCTGGCAGAATCGTTCTGCTCCATTTTGCTGCTCGATCATGACGGGACGCGTTTGTGGCATGGCGCGTGGCCTAGTTTGCCTGAGGCCTATGTGCGTGCGATCGACGGCGCGGCGATCGGGCCCGCTGCCGGTTCATGCGGGACTGCCGCAGCCACAAAACAGCGGATCATCGTGTCGGATATTGCCGCAGATCCCCTCTGGGAGAATTACCGCGAGCTGGCGCTTTCTCATGGCCTGCAGGCCTGTTGGTCTACGCCGATCCTTGCCGCGGACGGCGCCGTGCTCGGCACCGTTGCCGTCTATTGGGCCCGGCCCCGCTATCCCAAGGCCGTCGACCTGGAATTGGTCGACCGCGCAAGCCACATGGCCAGCATCGCCATCGAACGGACCCGCGCGGCGGATAAGCTTCGCTTGACGCAATTTTGCATCGACCATGCGACCGACGCGTTCTATTTGGTCGATCAGCACGCTCGCATTGGCAATGTGAATCACGCGGCCTGTGCGATGTTGGGGTATACGGTGGAGGAGTTCAGGCAGATGACGGTTCCTGACATTAATCCGCATTTCGCTGTCGTGAGCTGGCCGGATTTTTGGGTCAAGCTCAAACGAACGGGAACGACCTCGATCCAAAGCGAGCACTGTGCTAAGGACGGCCGAAGGATCCCTGTCGAAGTGAATGTGCAGTTCTTGCAGTATGAGGGACGTGAGTATAGCTGCGCGTTCGTGCGTGACGTCAGCCAGCGGAGGCACGACGAGCAAGCGCTCAGAGGGAGCGAGGAACGGTTCCGGCTCGTGGCCGAAGCGACCAACGATATTTTATGGGATTGGGATCTTGTGACGCAGGAGCATTGGTGGTCGCCGAATGCGCGGGAAAAGTTCGGCTATGACTCGCCTGAAGCTCCGAGTCTGGCGGCTTGGGCCGACCGGCTGCATCCTGAGGATCGGAGTCGCATCCTGGCGGTCATTGATGCGGCTCTGGCGTCGGAGGTCAAGACCGTCACGGCGGAGTATCGCTTTAGGCTGGCGGACGGGTCCTACGGATATTTCTTCGATCGCGGGCAAATCGTCCGCGATGCGGCCGGCCGGCCGCTCCGGATGATCGGGGCCATGATCGATGTGACCTTTTCCAAGCGGGCGTATGCCTCATTAGAGGCAGCCTATCAGCGGCTTCAAAGCCTGTCCCGAGAGTTGCAGGTCGTGGAGTCCAACGAACGCCGCCGGCTCTCGCGGGAATTGCACGACGAGGTCGGACAATTGCTGACGGCATTGAAGTTCGATCTCGAAGCGACTCGCCAGGCGCTGGGCGAGACCAGCGTGGTGTCGCCCGCGCGTGCGCGCGAGCGGACGCGGTGCGCGCTGGAGACCACGGATGAACTGTTTGTGCGGCTGCGGCGCATCGTCCGGGCGCTGCGACCGTCGGTGCTTGAAGCGCTGGGATTGAAAGAGGCGCTTGAGGCCCTGGTGTCGGAGATTCAGTCCCGGTCGGATTTAGTGTGTTCCATTTCGATCGAAGCCGAAGCCGTTGAGACGCGGGCGAACTCGACAATTGAGGCGGCGCTCTACCGAATGGCTCAAGAGCTGGTGACCAATGTGGTCCGCCATGCGCAGGCGATGACGATGTCGGTCGTCCTCACGGTGGATGCCCAGGGTTGGATGTTGACGATTCAGGATGACGGGATCGGATTCGACCCACAAGCCGAGTCCAGCAGCGGGATGGGGATACGGGGTGTTTGTGAGCGGGCCGAAATTTTGGGAGGCCGGGTGGATGTCACTTCAAGCCCCGGCGCCGGCAGTACGGTGACGGTGTGGATTCCGGTGGCCGAACCGGCGCCGGAGAAAGCGGGATCATGA